The Pseudomonas nunensis genome includes the window ACACCGAGTCGCGCAAGTTGCAGATCGCCGAGTGACAACCCGTGCCGCCGCCGAGTGCATTTGATGCCTCGGCGGCGGCAACTTTTCAGGCATCGACTACCAGCACCTGACCGGTGATGAAACCGTCTACCGATCGCTCGAACGCCTTGCCAACCAGACTGCCCGGTACTGGCTGGAAACCCGGCATCATCTCGCCATAAACATCCCACGCCTCGGTCAGCACGGTCGGATTGACCACGTTGATGCGGATGCCTCTCGGCAATTCATTGGCAACGCATTTGACGAAGGTATCAATCGCACCGCTGGTGGTGGCGTCTGCAATGGCCCAAGGGATAGGTTTCAAGTTCAGGATCCCGGAGATCAAGGTGAATGATCCGCCGTCAGCAATGTACTCAGCGCCTATTTTGACCAGATTGATCTGGCCGATCAGTTTGCTGCCAATGGTGGTGTCCCACTGCTCTGCGGTCATGTCCATAAACGGCGCGTACTCACAAACACCTACTGTATTAACGACTGCATCAAACTTGCCAATCGTTTTGAATAGCTGAACGATGGACGCCGGATCAGTGATATCGACTTTATAATCACACCCTCCCCCAGAGCGACTTGCGGTAATTACGCGATGTTTGCTCATGCCCGATATTGCCGCCCGGCCCATTTTCCCCTGTGCACCAATCACAATTACAGTCTTCATAAATCACTCATCATTAGAAAAAGTATTTTGTTGAAACCGCTGGCAGTCTAAAAAACCGGCGATACAATAAAAAACAATCTTTCCTTGTAAGTGATACAAGCAATCATGGTAGACCGCATCGAAATCAAGCATATGCGCGTGTTTATGCACTTGATGAAAGAAAAAAACGCGTCGCGGGTGGGCCTGCAAATCGGCCTGTCTCAGCAGGCAATCAGCGAATACCTGAAAAAACTCCGTGAAGAATTCAACGACGTCCTGTTCGTCAGAAACAGTAATGGCCTCACGCCAACTGACTTTGCGTTCGAACTGGCGATCAAGTTTGAGCGAGTACTGGCCGAAGTCGACAAGCTGAACGACGATACGCCTTATGACCTCAAGAGTTTGAAACGCGAATACACGATCATCGCCAATGAACATGCGCAACAAGCGATCATTCCGGTATTGGTGTCGAAAGTCATAGCCAGTGCACCCAACATAAGTTTCAAGATTCTTGATTTTTACCCAGAACAATACAAAGACATGTTGTTGTCGGGGGAAGCGGATCTTTTAATTGGATTCAAGGCGTTTATTGATCAAGGGCTCAATCAGATCGAGTTGAAAAAAGATCACTACGCCTGCGCGGTGGGCAATCGTTCCGACTTGATCAACCAGATTCACAGCCTGAAAGACCTCGAAAAATTCCCGCATGTCTCGGTCAGCAACCGGAAGGACCAGCTCAACGACACGGTGGACAGCTTTCTCAAAAAGCACGACATCTCAAGAAAGGTCATCGCGATATTGCCTTGCTACACCTCTTTGCAGCGTTTCCTGGACGCCAACGACGTTATTACGTTCCTGCCCTCGGCGCTGGCCCCGGGGGCCAATCTCAAGCTACTCGATCTTGATGACCAACCCGAGAGCTTCGACATTGTTGCCGCGTGGCATGGCAGATCGTCACACAATCAGTTTCACAAGTGGATGATTGAAATGCTGTTGGGTTTGAATTGAGACAACCAGTTTTCAGAACACCACTAATCCAATGTGGGAGCGGGCTTGCTCGCGAAAGCGGGGTCACATTCAACAGAGATGTTGACTGAAACACCGCTTTCGCGAGCAAGCCCGCTCCCACATTGGGTTGTGGTTATCTCTGGAGATAACCAGGTTTCAGCCTTTCACCGATTTCCAGATTTTGCTCACCAGCATCACACCGGCCAACACAATGGCACCCGCCACAATCCCAGCCACCGCATTCAACAACGTCGGCACGATGAACCCGGCCCCGCCGGCACTCGCGCTAACGCCTTCAATCCAGTGATGCACCACCGGCACGCCATGGGTCAGGATTCCGCCACCGACCAGAAACATCGCCGCGGTACCAATCACCGACAGGCTTTTCATCATGTACGGTGCTGCACGCAGGATCGCCCCGCCGATACTTTTGGCCATCTGCCCTGGCTTCTGGGTCAGCCACAGGCCGAGGTCGTCGAGCTTGACGATGCCTGCCACCAGGCCATAGACGCCGATGGTCATGACGATGGCGATGCCCGACAGCACGATCACTTGCTGGGTCAGCGAGGCGTCGGCCACGGTGCCGAGGGTGATGGCGATGATTTCCGCCGAAAGAATGAAGTCAGTGCGAATCGCGCCTTTGATTTTGTCCTGTTCGAAGGCCACCAGATCGGTCGCCGGGTCAGCCACGGCCTCGACCAGTTGCGCGTGTTCGGCGTCGTCTTCAGCCTTGCTGTGCAGGAATTTGTGCGCCAGTTTCTCGAAACCTTCGAAACACAGGTAGGCACCACCGATCATCAACAACGGCGTGACCAGCCACGGAATGAACGCACTGATGGCCAATGCCGACGGCACCAGGATCAGTTTGTTGCGAAACGAACCCTTGGCCACGGCCCAGACCACCGGGATTTCCCGTTCGGCGCGTACACCACTGACTTGCTGGGCGTTGAGCGCCAGGTCATCACCGAGCACGCCGGCGGTTTTCTTGGCGGCCATTTTGGTCATCAACGCGACGTCGTCGAGGACGGCGGCAATGTCGTCGATCAGAACCAGCAAACTGCTTCCTGCCATGAATCAGGTTTCCTTCGAATAGTGAATGCCGCGCAGCATAGCGCGAGCCGATGCGCTGCGGGGCATTCTTGAGCGCCGCGCGAGGCCGGTGCTACCATGCGCAACCGCCAGAACAGGCAAGGAACCACCTGGTTTATGAGCACTATCCGCGAGCGCAACAAAGAACTGATCCTGCGTGCCGCCAGTGAAGAATTTGCCGACAAGGGCTTCGCTGCGACCAAAACCAGTGATATCGCGGCCAAGGCGGGACTGCCCAAGCCCAACGTCTACTACTATTTCAAATCCAAGGAAAACCTCTACCGCGAGGTCCTGGAAAGCATCATCGAGCCGATCCTGCAGGCCTCGACGCCGTTCAACGCCGACGGCGTGCCCAGCGAAGTGCTGAGCGGCTACATCCGCTCCAAGATCCGCATCTCCCGCGACCTGCCCTTCGCCTCCAAGGTGTTCGCCAGCGAAATCATGCACGGCGCCCCACACCTGAGCGCCGACCTGGTGGAGCGCCTCAACGGCCAAGCCAAACACAACATCGACTGCATCCAGACCTGGATCGACCGCGACCAAATCGCCCCCATCGACCCCAACCACCTGATGTTCAGCATCTGGGCCGCAACCCAGACCTACGCCGACTTCGACTGGCAGATCTCGGCGGTGACGGGGAAGGCGAAGCTGGATGAAGCGGATTATGAGGCGGCGGCGCAGACGATAATTCGGTTGGTGTTGAAGGGGTGTGAGCCGGATTGATGGACCGAGCACACCCATTCGCGAGCAGGCTCGCTCCCACACTCGATCTTCGGTGTTCAATAATCCCCTGTGGGAGCGAGCCTGCTCGCGAATGAAGGCAACCCGGTTTCAGTTCAAACCCAAATCGCATCCCACAGCGGATAGTCACCATACTTGACAACCAGCCCTGCCCTCACTGGGTTGGTGACAACATATCGAGCAATATTCACCAAATTTTCCTCACGGCGCAGTGCTCGATCATGAAAGCCTCTCTGCCATAGACCAGTCTTGCGACCGGTGGCCAGTTTCACCGCTTTGGTACTCAGAGATTTGGTCCTTTGCATCAGCTCGCTCAGTGAGCCCCGCTGCAACTCAATCAGCCAATGAATATGATCAGGCATAACAACCCAGGCCAATGAGTTGGCACAACCTTGGTTCTGAGCAGCTCGGAATTGTTCGACCACTAGTCGGCCCAAGAAAAAGTCTTTGAAGACTGGCTCTCTGCCGAAAGTGTTGGTGGTTAAAAGATAAATTCGGTTCTGTTCGGCATAGCGCCCAATGCGCAGGCGATGTGAAGCAGCTAGATCCGGCATTCCTTTGCCCTTTCATGATTAAGTCATGAAGAAGGCTAGACCTGTAAATGCCAAAGGGTGGGGCAGACTTTTAGCAGGATGTGTCTAGGAAATTGCCTTCGCGAGCAGGCTCGCTCCCACAGGGAATTTTTGAACAATGAAGATCCAATGTGGGAGCGAGCTTGCTCGCGATGGCGGCGGTTCAGTCACCACAAATCAAGCAGTAACCCCCGCATCCGCCCGCAACCCCTGCGCTTCAATCGCGCTGATCGCACATTGCTCATCCACATCGGACAGATCCCCGCTAATTCCCACCGCTCCCAGCACATTCCCATCCTGATCCCGGATCAACACACCACCCGGTGCCGGCACCACGCTGCCCTGCCCCAGGCTGTTCAGCGCTGCAATAAACGCCGGCCGTTGCTGAGCGTCCAGCGCCAGCAAGCGGGAGCCTTTGCCTAGCGCAATGGCGCCCCAGGCTTTGCCGATGGCGATTTGCGGGCGTAGCAGGCTGGCGCCGTCTTCGCGCTGCAAAGAGATCAAGTGGCCGCCGGCATCGAGTACCGCGATGGTCAGTGGTGCTGCGGATATCGCACGCGCTGCGGCGATGGCCTGGGTGGTCAGGCTGACTGCGTCTTTCAAGGTTAAAGCGCTCATGGTGCCGTCCTCATTTTGTTATTGGAAAACGGTGGGACTGCGGTTTTGTGCCGCAGTCCGATGCAACAAATAGAACACAATAGATTATTTATTTGTATACAATAATTCTCGAAAAGCGCCACATGCGACGAAAAGCCACAGCAGAACAGGCTTCCGACGAATGAAACAGTCGCTTGAGAAAATGGATTGACCTGCGCCGTCCGCCGTGAATAAACTCTGCGCAAAGCCACTTGTATACAATTACAAAACGTAAGAGGCACCAAAACCATGAGCAAAATGAGAGCAATCGAAGCCGCCGTTCTGGTGATGCGCCGTGAAGGGGTTGATACCGCTTTTGGCATCCCGGGCGCCGCGATCAACCCGCTGTACTCCGCCCTGCAGAAGGTCGGTGGCATCGATCACGTGCTCGCTCGCCACGTTGAAGGCGCTTCGCACATGGCCGAGGGCTACACCCGCACCAAGGCCGGCAACATCGGCGTGTGCATCGGTACTTCCGGCCCGGCCGGCACCGACATGGTCACCGGCCTGTACAGCGCCTCGGCCGATTCGATCCCGATCCTGTGCATCACCGGCCAGGCACCACGGGCGCGCATGCATAAAGAAGACTTCCAGGCCGTCGACATCACCGCCATCGTCAAGCCAGTGACCAAGTGGTCCACCACGGTCATGGAACCGGGCCAAGTGCCGTACGCGTTCCAGAAAGCTTTCTACGAAATGCGCTCCGGCCGTCCAGGTCCAGTGTTGATCGACCTGCCGTTCGACGTGCAGATGGCCGAAATCGAATTCGACATCGATGCCTACGAACCACTGCCGCTGGCCAAGCCCACCGCTAACCGCGTGCAAATCGAGAAGGCCCTGGCCATGCTCGACCAGGCCGAGCGTCCATTGCTGGTAGCCGGTGGTGGCATCATCAACGCCGACGCCAGCGAATTGCTGGTGGAGTTCGCCGAGCTGACCGGCATCCCGGTCGTCCCGACCCTGATGGGCTGGGGCACGATTCCGGACGATCACCCATTGATGGTCGGCATGGTTGGCCTGCAAACCTCGCACCGCTACGGCAACGCGACCATGCTGAAATCGGACATGGTGCTGGGCGTCGGTAACCGTTGGGCCAACCGTCACACCGGCTCGATCGACGTCTACACCGAAGGCCGCAAGTTCATTCACGTTGACATCGAACCGACCCAGATCGGCCGCGTGTTCACCCCGGACCTGGGCATCGTGTCCGACGCCGCTGCCGCGCTGACCGTGTTCATCGAAGTCGCTCGCGAATGGCAAGCCGCTGGCAAGCTGAAAAACCGCAGCGCCTGGTTGCAAGACTGCCAGCAGCGCAAGGCCAGCCTGCACCGCAAGACACACTTCGACAACGTGCCGGTCAAGCCGCAGCGTGTGTACGAAGAGATGAACCAAGTGTTCGGCAAAGACACGTGCTACGTCAGCACCATTGGCCTGTCGCAGATTGCCGGCGCGCAGTTCCTGCACGTCTACAAACCGCGTCACTGGATCAACTGCGGCCAGGCCGGCCCGTTGGGTTGGACCATTCCGGCGGCGCTGGGCGTGGTCAAGGCTGATCCGACCCGCAAGGTCGTGGCTCTGTCGGGCGACTATGACTTCCAGTTCATGATCGAAGAATTGGCGGTGGGCGCGCAGTTCAAGCTGCCGTACATCCACGTTGTGGTAAACAATTCGTACCTGGGGCTGATCCGTCAGGCCCAGCGCGGTTTCGACATGGACTACTGCGTGCAGTTGTCCTTCGATAACCTGAACGCTCCGGAACTCAACGGTTACGGTGTCGATCACGTCGCCGTCGCCGAAGGCCTCGGTTGCAAGGCGCTGCGTGTGTTCGAACCGGGTCAGATCCAGCCTGCCCTGCGCAAGGCCCAGGAGCTGATCGAAGAGTTCAAGGTGCCGGTGATCGTCGAGATTATCCTGGAGCGCGTGACCAACATTTCCATGGGCACCGAGATCAACGCCGTCAACGAATTCGAAGACCTGGCGCTGGTCGGCAACGATGCGCCAACGGCGATTTCGTTGCTCGATTAAGTTGAACTGATACCTGTAGCAGCTGCCGAGGCACGAGGCTGCGTTGCGTGTCCGCAGGACCGCCATCGAAGGGCTGCCATCGGGGGCCGCTTCGCAGCCCAACGCAGCCTCGTGCCTCGGCAGCTGCTACAGGTCCTATATTTTACGGGAGACCACCATGCCGCGTTTCGCAGCCAACCTGTCCATGCTGTTCACCGAACAGGATTTTCTTGCCCGTTTTGAAGCGGCCGCCAAGGCCGGTTTCAGTGGTGTCGAATACCTGTTCCCTTACGACTTCAGCTCCGCCGAGATCAAGGCCAAGCTCGACGCCAACGGTCTGACCCAGGTGCTGTTCAACCTGCCGGCCGGTGACTGGGCCAAGGGCGAACGCGGTATCGCGTGCCTGCCGGATCGGGTCGAAGAGTTCCGCGCTGGGGTCGATCTGGCCATCGCTTACGCCAAGGTGCTGGGCAATACCCAGATCAACTGCCTGGCCGGTATCCGTCCACAAAACGTCGATGACGCCACCGTGGAAAAAACCTTCGTCAGCAACCTCAAGTACGCCGCCGACAAGCTGCAAGCGGCGGGCATCAAACTGGTGATGGAAGCGATCAACACCCGCGACATCCCGGGTTTCTACCTGAACAACACGGCGCAAGCCCTGTCGATTCGCGAACAGGTCGGCAGCGCCAACCTGTTCCTGCAATACGACATCTATCACATGCAAATCATGGAAGGCGACCTGGCCCGCACCCTGCAATCGCACCTGGGCGAGATCAACCATGTGCAGTTGGCGGACAACCCTGGCCGCAACGAACCGGGCACCGGTGAAATCAACTACCGCTTCCTGTTCGAACACCTCGATCGCATTGGTTATCAGGGTTGGGTCGGTTGCGAATACAAGCCGCTGACCACCACAGAAGCGGGCCTCGGCTGGCTGAAAACCCATAACGCGATCTGACATAGATCCCTGTGGGAGCGGGCTTGCTCGCGAATGCGGTGGTTCAGTCAACACGGATATTGAATGTTCCACCGCATTCGCGAGCAAGCCCGCTCCCACCCAGAGCAGCACTCCCCTATTTGCTTGAAGCAGCATAAAAACAAGAGGATTTTCTCATGGCTAAAATCGGATTTATCGGCACCGGCATCATGGGCCACCCAATGGCGTTGAACCTGCAGAAAGCCGGTCACAGCCTGTTCCTGTCGGCGCACCACGACGCTGCCCCGGCTGATCTGATTGCCGGTGGCGCTATCGCCCTGGCCAACCCGAAAGAAGTCGCGCAAGAAGCCGAATTCATCATCATCATGGTGCCGGATACCCCGCAGGTCGAAGACGTGCTGTTCCGCGCCGACGGCATCGCTGCCGGTGTCGGCAAGGGCAAAGTCGTGATCGACATGAGCTCGATCTCGCCGACCGCCACCAAAGCTTTCGCCGCCAAGGTCAACGAAAAAGGCGCCCAATACCTCGACGCGCCAGTGTCCGGCGGTGAAGTCGGCGCCAAGGCTGCGAGCCTGAGCATCATGATCGGCGGCGATGCCGATGCCTTCGAACGCGCCCTGCCGCTGTTCCAGGCCATGGGCAAGAACATCACCCTGGTCGGCGGTAACGGCGACGGTCAAACCGCGAAAGTGGCGAACCAGATCATCGTTGCGCTGAACATCCAGGCTGTGGCCGAAGCCCTGCTGTTCGCTTCGAAAAACGGTGCCGATCCAGCCAAGGTACGTGAAGCGCTGATGGGCGGCTTCGCTTCGTCGAAGATCCTCGAAGTGCACGGCGAGCGCATGATCAAAGGCACCTTCGACCCGGGTTTCCGTATCAGCCTGCACCAGAAGGACCTGAACCTGGCCCTGCAAGGCGCCAAAGAACTGAACATCAACCTGCCGAACACCGCCAACGCCCAGCAAGTGTTCAGCACCTGCGCGGCCATCGGTGGCAGCAACTGGGACCACTCGGCGCTGATCAAGGGCCTGGAACACATGGCGAATTTCTCGATTCGCGATAAGAAGTAAGCCCTGCACAAACCCCTGTGGGAGCGGGCTTGCTCGCGAAGGCGCCGGCACAGTCAATATTGATGTCGCCTGACACACCGCTTTCGCGAGCAAGCCCGCTCCCACAAGGAACCGAGTTGCCCTCCAAATAACAAGAAATTCCGGGAGCCCGCCATGTCGGTCGATCCGCAACACCTGCTGCGCGAACTGTTTGCCACAGCCATCGACGCGGCCCATCCGCAGCAAGTCCTCGAAGCCTATTTGCCCAAAGATCGCAGCGGTCGCGTGATCGTGATCGGCGCCGGCAAAGCCGCAGCCGCCATGGCCCAAGTGGTCGAGCGTTGCTGGCAGGGCGAAGTCTCCGGCCTGGTAGTCACCCGCTACGGCCACGGCGCTCCGTGCGAAAAAATCGAAGTGGTCGAAGCCGCCCATCCTGTACCGGACGCCGCTGGATTGGCCGTGGCCAAACGCGTGCTGGATCTGGTCAGCAACCTGAGCGAAGACGACCGCGTGATCTTCCTGCTCTCCGGCGGTGGCTCGGCGCTGCTCGCCCTTCCAGCCGAAGGCATCACCCTCGCCGACAAGCAGTCGATCAACAAAGCCCTGCTCAAATCCGGCGCGACCATCGGCGAGATGAACTGCGTGCGCAAGCACCTCTCGGCGATCAAGGGCGGCCGTCTCGGCAAGGCCTGCTGGCCGGCAACTGTGTATACCTACGCGATTTCCGATGTGCCCGGCGACCTCGCGACGGTCATCGCTTCCGGCCCGACCGTGGCCGACCCGAGCACGTCCGCCGAAGCCCTGGCGATCCTCAAGCGCTACAGCATCGAAGTCCCGGCTTCGGTGCGTACCTGGCTGCAAAGTCCGGAATCGGAAACCGTCAAACCCGGCGACCCGAGCCTGGCCCGCAGTCATTTCCAATTGATCGCCCGCCCACAACAATCTTTGGAAGCGGCGGCAGTGAAATGCCGTCAGGCCGGTTTCAGTCCGCTGATCCTCGGAGACCTGGAAGGCGAATCCCGGGAAGTGGCGAAGGTCCACGCCGGCATCGCCCGACAGATCGTCCTGCATGGCCAGCCATTGGCGGCGCCGTGCGTGATTCTGTCCGGCGGCGAAACCACGGTCACCGTGCGCGGCAATGGGCGCGGCGGGCGCAACGCCGAATTCCTGTTGAGCCTGACCGACAGCCTCAAAGGCCTGCCCGGCGTCTACGCCCTGGCCGGCGACACCGATGGCATCGACGGCTCCGAAGACAACGCCGGAGCGATCATGACCCCGGACAGCTACGCCCGCGCCGTGGCCCTGGGTCTGAGCGCCAGCGACGAGTTGGATAACAACAACGGCTACGGCTATTTCGAAGCGCTCGACGCGCTGATCGTCACCGAGCCGACCCGCACCAACGTCAACGACTTCCGCGCCATCCTGATCCTCGAGAGCACAAAAAATGACGCCTGATAAAAAGGTCAAAATCCTCGCCACCCTCGGCCCGGCCACGGACGGGATCGATGACATCCGCGAATTGGTCGAGGCCGGGGTCAACATCTTCCGCCTGAATTTCAGCCACGGCGATCATGCCGACCATGCCCAGCGCTATCAGTGGATTCGTGAAGTCGAGCGCCAATTGAATTACCCGCTCGGGATCCTGATGGACCTGCAAGGCCCGAAACTTCGGGTCGGCAAGTTCGCCGAGGGCAAGGTGCAACTGCATCGCGGCCAGGCCCTGCGCCTGGACCTCGACCCGACGCCGGGGGATGAGCGCCGGGTCAACCTGCCGCACCCGGAAATCATCGCCGCCTTGGAGCCAGGTATGGACCTGCTGCTGGACGACGGCAAGCTGCGCCTGCGGGTAATCACCAAGTACGCCGACGCGATCGACACCACGGTGTTGAATGGCGGCGAATTGTCGGATCGCAAAGGCGTGAACGTGCCGCAAGCGGTGCTCGACCTGAGTCCGCTGACCGCCAAGGATCGCCGCGATCTGAGCTTCGGCCTTGAGCTGGGTGTGGATTGGGTCGCGCTGTCATTTGTGCAGCGTCCGGAAGACATCCGCGAGGCCCGCGCGCTGATCGGCGACAAGGCGTTTTTGATGGCGAAGATCGAGAAGCCGTCGGCGGTCACGCAGCTACGGGAAATCGCTGAGTTGAGCGACGCGATCATGGTCGCTCGCGGCGATCTGGGCGTGGAAGTGCCGGCCGAGAGCGTGCCGCAGATCCAGAAAAACATCATCACCGTTTGCCGTGAACTTGGTAAGCCGGTGGTGGTGGCGACGCAGATGCTGGAGTCGATGCGCTTCTCCCCGGCTCCGACTCGTGCCGAAGTGACTGACGTTGCCAACGCCGTGGCCGAAGGTGCGGATGCAGTAATGCTGTCGGCGGAAACCGCGTCCGGCGAGTACCCGCTGGAAGCCGTGCAGATGATGAGCAAGATCATTCGCCAGGTGGAGAACGGTCCGGATTATCAGACGCAACTGGACGTGAGCCGGCCGAAGGCTGAAGCCACGGTTTCCGATGCAATCAGCTGTGCGATTCGCCGCATCAGCAATGTGCTGCCGGTGGCGGTGCTGGTGAATTACAGCGAGTCCGGCACCTCGAGTTTGCGTGCGGCGCGGGAGCGGCCGACGGTGCCGATCCTGAACCTGACGCCGAACTTGCAAACCGCTCGCCGCCTGACCGTGGCGTGGGGCGTGCACTCGGTGGTGAATGATCGGCTGCGGCAGGTAGATGAAGTGTGCTCGACGGCGCTGGAGATTGCCCAGGCGCAAGGCATGGCGCAGCGCGGCGATACGTTGTTGATCACTGCGGGTGTGCCGTTTGGGCAGCCGGGGTCGACTAACTCGTTGCGTATCGAGACGTTGATTTAGCGCCTGCACCGGCCTCTTCGCGGGCAAGCCTCGCTCCTACAGATTTTGTGTCGGCCGTGATGATTGGGAACGACTCAAACCTGTAGGAGCGAGGCTTGCCCGCGAAGAACGATGACGCGATCCACCTGACAAACAAAAAATAAAATGCCTGCCAACCACTTCAACACCCACTGCCCCGACTGGGCCACTGCCCTGCTCAACGGTTTCAGTCAGATCTTCCTCCAGCGCCATCCGCTGTGCGGTCTGCTGTGCCTGTTGGCGATCCTTTTTACCGCGCCGGCGCTGCTCGGCGGTGCGCTGCTGGGCGGAGTCGCCGGATTGCTCACCGCGCAACGTCGCGGCTATGCCAAGGCTGATCGACAGGCCGGGCTGTTCAGCTATAACGGTGTCTTGCTTGGCCTGCTGCTGAGTCTGTATTTCCCGTGGTCCGCCCTGTTGCCTCTGA containing:
- a CDS encoding short chain dehydrogenase, which produces MKTVIVIGAQGKMGRAAISGMSKHRVITASRSGGGCDYKVDITDPASIVQLFKTIGKFDAVVNTVGVCEYAPFMDMTAEQWDTTIGSKLIGQINLVKIGAEYIADGGSFTLISGILNLKPIPWAIADATTSGAIDTFVKCVANELPRGIRINVVNPTVLTEAWDVYGEMMPGFQPVPGSLVGKAFERSVDGFITGQVLVVDA
- a CDS encoding LysR family transcriptional regulator; translation: MVDRIEIKHMRVFMHLMKEKNASRVGLQIGLSQQAISEYLKKLREEFNDVLFVRNSNGLTPTDFAFELAIKFERVLAEVDKLNDDTPYDLKSLKREYTIIANEHAQQAIIPVLVSKVIASAPNISFKILDFYPEQYKDMLLSGEADLLIGFKAFIDQGLNQIELKKDHYACAVGNRSDLINQIHSLKDLEKFPHVSVSNRKDQLNDTVDSFLKKHDISRKVIAILPCYTSLQRFLDANDVITFLPSALAPGANLKLLDLDDQPESFDIVAAWHGRSSHNQFHKWMIEMLLGLN
- a CDS encoding DUF808 domain-containing protein; translated protein: MAGSSLLVLIDDIAAVLDDVALMTKMAAKKTAGVLGDDLALNAQQVSGVRAEREIPVVWAVAKGSFRNKLILVPSALAISAFIPWLVTPLLMIGGAYLCFEGFEKLAHKFLHSKAEDDAEHAQLVEAVADPATDLVAFEQDKIKGAIRTDFILSAEIIAITLGTVADASLTQQVIVLSGIAIVMTIGVYGLVAGIVKLDDLGLWLTQKPGQMAKSIGGAILRAAPYMMKSLSVIGTAAMFLVGGGILTHGVPVVHHWIEGVSASAGGAGFIVPTLLNAVAGIVAGAIVLAGVMLVSKIWKSVKG
- a CDS encoding TetR/AcrR family transcriptional regulator, with translation MSTIRERNKELILRAASEEFADKGFAATKTSDIAAKAGLPKPNVYYYFKSKENLYREVLESIIEPILQASTPFNADGVPSEVLSGYIRSKIRISRDLPFASKVFASEIMHGAPHLSADLVERLNGQAKHNIDCIQTWIDRDQIAPIDPNHLMFSIWAATQTYADFDWQISAVTGKAKLDEADYEAAAQTIIRLVLKGCEPD
- a CDS encoding REP-associated tyrosine transposase, translating into MPDLAASHRLRIGRYAEQNRIYLLTTNTFGREPVFKDFFLGRLVVEQFRAAQNQGCANSLAWVVMPDHIHWLIELQRGSLSELMQRTKSLSTKAVKLATGRKTGLWQRGFHDRALRREENLVNIARYVVTNPVRAGLVVKYGDYPLWDAIWV
- a CDS encoding GlcG/HbpS family heme-binding protein; translation: MSALTLKDAVSLTTQAIAAARAISAAPLTIAVLDAGGHLISLQREDGASLLRPQIAIGKAWGAIALGKGSRLLALDAQQRPAFIAALNSLGQGSVVPAPGGVLIRDQDGNVLGAVGISGDLSDVDEQCAISAIEAQGLRADAGVTA
- the gcl gene encoding glyoxylate carboligase; this encodes MSKMRAIEAAVLVMRREGVDTAFGIPGAAINPLYSALQKVGGIDHVLARHVEGASHMAEGYTRTKAGNIGVCIGTSGPAGTDMVTGLYSASADSIPILCITGQAPRARMHKEDFQAVDITAIVKPVTKWSTTVMEPGQVPYAFQKAFYEMRSGRPGPVLIDLPFDVQMAEIEFDIDAYEPLPLAKPTANRVQIEKALAMLDQAERPLLVAGGGIINADASELLVEFAELTGIPVVPTLMGWGTIPDDHPLMVGMVGLQTSHRYGNATMLKSDMVLGVGNRWANRHTGSIDVYTEGRKFIHVDIEPTQIGRVFTPDLGIVSDAAAALTVFIEVAREWQAAGKLKNRSAWLQDCQQRKASLHRKTHFDNVPVKPQRVYEEMNQVFGKDTCYVSTIGLSQIAGAQFLHVYKPRHWINCGQAGPLGWTIPAALGVVKADPTRKVVALSGDYDFQFMIEELAVGAQFKLPYIHVVVNNSYLGLIRQAQRGFDMDYCVQLSFDNLNAPELNGYGVDHVAVAEGLGCKALRVFEPGQIQPALRKAQELIEEFKVPVIVEIILERVTNISMGTEINAVNEFEDLALVGNDAPTAISLLD
- the hyi gene encoding hydroxypyruvate isomerase, with the protein product MPRFAANLSMLFTEQDFLARFEAAAKAGFSGVEYLFPYDFSSAEIKAKLDANGLTQVLFNLPAGDWAKGERGIACLPDRVEEFRAGVDLAIAYAKVLGNTQINCLAGIRPQNVDDATVEKTFVSNLKYAADKLQAAGIKLVMEAINTRDIPGFYLNNTAQALSIREQVGSANLFLQYDIYHMQIMEGDLARTLQSHLGEINHVQLADNPGRNEPGTGEINYRFLFEHLDRIGYQGWVGCEYKPLTTTEAGLGWLKTHNAI
- a CDS encoding 2-hydroxy-3-oxopropionate reductase, whose amino-acid sequence is MAKIGFIGTGIMGHPMALNLQKAGHSLFLSAHHDAAPADLIAGGAIALANPKEVAQEAEFIIIMVPDTPQVEDVLFRADGIAAGVGKGKVVIDMSSISPTATKAFAAKVNEKGAQYLDAPVSGGEVGAKAASLSIMIGGDADAFERALPLFQAMGKNITLVGGNGDGQTAKVANQIIVALNIQAVAEALLFASKNGADPAKVREALMGGFASSKILEVHGERMIKGTFDPGFRISLHQKDLNLALQGAKELNINLPNTANAQQVFSTCAAIGGSNWDHSALIKGLEHMANFSIRDKK
- a CDS encoding glycerate kinase type-2 family protein — protein: MSVDPQHLLRELFATAIDAAHPQQVLEAYLPKDRSGRVIVIGAGKAAAAMAQVVERCWQGEVSGLVVTRYGHGAPCEKIEVVEAAHPVPDAAGLAVAKRVLDLVSNLSEDDRVIFLLSGGGSALLALPAEGITLADKQSINKALLKSGATIGEMNCVRKHLSAIKGGRLGKACWPATVYTYAISDVPGDLATVIASGPTVADPSTSAEALAILKRYSIEVPASVRTWLQSPESETVKPGDPSLARSHFQLIARPQQSLEAAAVKCRQAGFSPLILGDLEGESREVAKVHAGIARQIVLHGQPLAAPCVILSGGETTVTVRGNGRGGRNAEFLLSLTDSLKGLPGVYALAGDTDGIDGSEDNAGAIMTPDSYARAVALGLSASDELDNNNGYGYFEALDALIVTEPTRTNVNDFRAILILESTKNDA
- the pyk gene encoding pyruvate kinase, with the translated sequence MTPDKKVKILATLGPATDGIDDIRELVEAGVNIFRLNFSHGDHADHAQRYQWIREVERQLNYPLGILMDLQGPKLRVGKFAEGKVQLHRGQALRLDLDPTPGDERRVNLPHPEIIAALEPGMDLLLDDGKLRLRVITKYADAIDTTVLNGGELSDRKGVNVPQAVLDLSPLTAKDRRDLSFGLELGVDWVALSFVQRPEDIREARALIGDKAFLMAKIEKPSAVTQLREIAELSDAIMVARGDLGVEVPAESVPQIQKNIITVCRELGKPVVVATQMLESMRFSPAPTRAEVTDVANAVAEGADAVMLSAETASGEYPLEAVQMMSKIIRQVENGPDYQTQLDVSRPKAEATVSDAISCAIRRISNVLPVAVLVNYSESGTSSLRAARERPTVPILNLTPNLQTARRLTVAWGVHSVVNDRLRQVDEVCSTALEIAQAQGMAQRGDTLLITAGVPFGQPGSTNSLRIETLI